CATGTCGTCGGCCCCGATCAGGAGTGGGATGAAGTAGTTCCCGATGCCGAAGAACACCGGCGTGACGAAGAAAAACAGCATCGTCACCCCGTGGGTGGTGAAGAGAGCGTTGTAGGTGGCCTCCGACCAGACGTCGGCGGCGGGCGTGAGCAGTTCCGTCCGCAACATCATCGCGTCGACGCCGCCCCAGAGCGCGGCCAGCGTCCCGAAGGCGATGTAGAGCAGCCCGATATCCTTGTGATCGGTCGTCGTCGTCCAGCGGACCACTCCCTCGCGGATGACGGTCGGATTCAGGAGCGAGCGCTCCCGATATCCGCCGTCGGCGCGTGGGCCACCACACCGGCGGGCGTAGCCGACGAACCCACAGACGAGGATGGCGAGCGCACAGAGCACGCCGAACTCGACGAGAGCCCGGTTCATTGTCGAAGGGGGCTGGCGGGGGCGGCTGTGCGGGCTGGCATGAGCGACCCGTCCACGGACACGGCCAAAAAGCTACAGACCGGTCGTCGGGCTGACCTCTGTGGATTTCGAGAGGTCGAGGGACGCTTTTGGGACTCGACGTGGAGAGGGAACGCGATGGGGTCTCGACACGCCCGGTGGGCCGCAGGGCTGGTCCTCGGCGTCGCCGCGCTCGCGGTCGTCTGTGCGACGCCAGCGGCCGCCCAGTCGGTCAACCGGAACCTGATCCGGGAGCTGAACACCCAGTTGCTGTACGTCGCGCTCCCGCTCGCGGTGTTCGTCGAGGTGATCCTGATCTACGCCGTCGTCCGCTTCCGGGACAACCCGGACCCGCGGCCGACCATCGACTCGCCCAATCTGGAGGTCACCTGGACGCTCGCGACGGCCATCATCCTGCTGTTCGTCGGCGTCTCCGCGTACGTCGTCCTCACCACACCCTACTTCTCGCCGGACGCGGTCGGCGATCCAGCCGCGGCCAACGAAAGTGGTGAAGACATGGAGACAGTCCACGGGCTGGGCTACCAGTACGACTGGCAGTTCCGGTATCCCGACGCGAACGTGACGACCCGCGGCGTGCTCGTGATGCCCGCCGACCGCCCCGTACGGCTCCGACTCTCGGCGGCCAACGTGCTCCACTCGCTGTACATCCCACAACTGGGGATCAAGAAGGACGCCTTCCCCGGCCAGTACACGACGGTTCGCACGCGCGTGCACGAGCGGGGTACCTACCGGGGATACTGCGCCGAACTGTGCGGGACGGGCCACTCACGGATGCGGACCGACGTGGTCGTGGTCTCGCCGTCGGCCTACGAGGACTGGCTGGCGAGCAACGAGGGCGAGTCCAACGTGACGAGCGCACCGGAACCGAGCAGTTGAGAGTCGCTGGACGAGTTCAGCGACACTGTCGGCGTCGAGGGCGGGACCCAGTGATCGGATCCCCAGTCGGTTCGAAATCGTATGTCGCTATATCAAACCCGGAGCACAAGTCGGGTAGGTCCGGCTCAATTCGTTGGATCGGTTCTTGATCCACCAGCAGTTTGAGTATATATTATTATTTATTAATATCCATAGATAGGATTGAAGACAGGTCTGAGATCAGTGTACTAGACGCTTATTACGCTCGCAGCGTTAGAACCGATAAGATGGCAACTGACTCGTCTGAACCTGCGCCCGAGGACGGCGAGGACACGATGAAATTCGACGAGGGTCAAGCCGTTGCCGACCGGCTTGACGAACTGGAGAGTGGCGAGTCTGAACCAGTGTCGGAAATGCTCGAAGAGTACGACGAGCGGTTTGACGACTGATCCGTGGAACCGCCAGACGAGTTCCGGACGCTGCCTTCAGTCAAAGACGACCTGTTTTCGATTGCTGAGTCTGACCGTGAAGCAGGTGACAGAATCCGGGACAAGATCGAGCAATGGGAGCAGTGGCTTGAATTTGGACGTGTCCCACAAAAACATCTGACGTACCTCACTGATTCGCCCGGGGGCTACAACTTCTACCGGCAGAAGGTCGGGAACAGCGGCCACCGGATTATCTACGAGATAAGCGACGGTATCATGACAATCGTCGCAATAGTTCCCCGAACGGATCGGACGTACCAAATCGAGAAGTACGTCGATCGGATGGATCGCGAGACAGAAGACTGAATCCTGTCTTCGAGGGTTCGGCTCGACTGCTACATCCCCCTGTATTCTTCAACCATCCGCACGAAATGTCGATGGTAAGCCATGAGTGAGAAAGCAGCTAAGGTTGGTCCACTTGACAGACTCGTGAGTCACGGCAGGCCGTTGTTTTCGACGTGAACGGCAGTAGAAGATTCGCGCCAGTTTGCGAATTATCGGCCACATTCCCAACTCGTGCCCGGGGCGGGCCACCTCGACGGCTCGATTCGGGACTCGGGTGGTCGACGATGCGAACAGCGGTGGACGTGTGGCGAAGTTCGAAGTGTTTAACCCCGGGAGCGGGAAAGAAGGGGTAACTCGCTGGTCGACGGGCACCAGCGGGCACCTGCCGGCCGTGTGGAGACCGATGGTCTCCCGGCTCACAGGACGGGATGTGATCGGCGGGGTCTCTGACCCCGGGCAGGCGGCCGGGCCGTCCGGCCGCCGGAGGATTGAACCACTCGACGCCCGTGGTGATAGCCCATGACACGGAGCTTCTACTCCCACATCCGAGAGGCGTGGGAAGACCCCGACGACGGACAGCTCGCGGAACTACAGTGGCAGCGCCAGCAGGAGTGGCGTGACCAGGGTGCGCTCGAACGCGTCGAGCGCCCCACTCGACTGGACAAGGCCCGCTCGCTCGGCTACAAGGCCAAGCAGGGCATCGTTGTCGTGCGCGCCAGCATCCGCAAGGGCGGCGCGCGCAAACAGCGGTTCACGGCCGGCCGGCGCTCGAAGCGCCAGGGCGTGACCCGGATCACCCGCCGGAAGAACCTCCAGCGGGTCGCCGAGGAGCGCGCCACCCGGAAGTACCGGAACCTGCGCGTCCTCAACTCCTACTCGGTCGGCCAGGACGGCCGCCAGAAGTGGTTCGAGGTCATCCTCGTCGATCCCCACCACCCCGCGATCGAGAACGACGACGACCTCAACTGGATCTGCGACGACTCCCAGCGTGGCCGGGCCTACCGCGGCCTGACCAACGCCGGGCAGTCCAACCGCGGCCTCGACCAGAAGGGCAAGGGCACCGAGCACAACCGCCCGAGCAACAACAGCGGCCGCGGCCGCGCGAAGTAAGAGTTCGACAGCACATTTTTCGGTGCGCCGATAGCGATCGATCGCTCACGATACAATCGGCACAGTAACAGCTGTACCGACAGTTCAGGTTCGGTGACGAATTCATTGGCGACAGTTCGGCCCCTACTTTCAGGTAGCGTCGGTGTGGAACGTGTCGGATATGGAACCTCCAGCGGACGACAGGTCGGTCAGCCGACGGACCGTCCTCGGCGGAATCGCCGGACTGGGCGCTGGCGCGGTCACAACCACCGGCGTGTCGGCCCGGATCGCGGCTCAGTCGGCGGCCGAACTGACGGTCCTGACGCGCAACCTCTACCTCGGCGTCGACCTCTTCAGACTGTTCGATGCGCGCTCGCGCGACGACGTGCTGCAGATCACCGGGACCCTGCTCGAGGAGTTCGATCCCGGCCGTGCCACGAGGCGGGCCGATGCCATTGCGGCGGAGATCGAGGCCACGCAACCGGACGCCGTCGCCCTGCAGGAAGCCTCCGCGTTGCGCGTCCAGCGTCCCAGCGATTCCGGGACGGACTCCCCGGACCCTGCGGAGACGGTCGTCGTCGATCTGCTCGACGCCGTCCAGTCGGCACTGGCCGAGCGGGGACCGGACTACGAGGTGGTCGCCTCGACTGTCACGACCGACGTGGAACTGCCGGCCGACACCGACGACGGGACCGTCGACGTGCGCCTCACCGACCGGGACGCCGTGCTGGTCCGAAGCGACCTCGACGCGACGGCGAGCGCGAACGGGACCTACGATGCGGCCTTCGGCGTCCCGGAATGGATTCCGGTGATCGGCGGGCTCTCGGTCCAGCGCGGGTTCTGCGCGGCGGACCTGACGGTAGCTGACGAGACGGTCACGGTCGTCTCGACGCACCTGTCGTCGACGAGCGGAGATCTCCGGACCGGACAGGCAGAGGAACTGCTCGACCGACTTCCGACAGATCAGCCAGTGATCGTCGGCGGCGACTTCAACAGCGGGCCCGGTGGTGAGACCGCCGCCTACGACCAGTTGACGGCGACGCTCTCGGACGCCTACGCGACGGCGAATCCCGACCGCGACGGGTTCACCTGCTGTCAAGGGCCGGATCTCCGGAACACGGACTCACGGCTCGATAGCAGGATCGACGGCCTCCTCTACCGCGGCGACGTGTCGGCGACGGCCGCGAGTCGCGTCGGTCACCAGCCCGACGACCGCGTCAGCTACCAGGTCGAGGGGGAGACGGTACAGGTGTGGCCCTCGGACCACGCGGGCGTCGCCGCGACGTTCGCGGTCGAGGCGACCGGGTCGATCGAGACGGCGACGGAGAGCGAAACCGAATCCACGCCGGCGGTGGAACGGACCACGACGACCGCGACCGGAGCCACACCGAAGACGACGGTGCGAACGGGGCCGGGGCTGGGCGTTCTGGCGGCGCTCGCCGGACTCGCCGGTGGGATCGGCGGCCGACTGTGGCGGGACTGAATCCCGGACGGGCCAACGACGGGCGATACGGCGACCACGTTTTTACGATCCGCGGGACAGGGTGGCCTATGGAGAGTCGAAGTCGGTCGATCGCTGTCGTCGGTGCGGTGGCGATACTCCTGTTGCTCGCGGGCTGTAGCGGGCTGTCGGGCGAGGAGACGCCGACGCAGAACGGGACGGAGTACCACGAACCGGCGAGTGAATACCTGCTGTCGGCGGACAAGGTCGTCGGCTGGGAGGAGAACGGGACGCGTGCCCCGAACGCGAGCGCGGAACCGCCGGGACTGGAGTCCGGGCAGGTACTCGAACTGAAAAACGGGAGCGCGGACCTCCAGATCGCCGTGCTGGTGTTCGAGTCGCCCGAAGACGCACGGACGTTTCTCGACGCCCAGCGCGAGACCTACCGATCTGAGGGAACCAACACGACGGACGTGGATATCGGCGACCGGGCGTTCGGAGTTCCGGAGTTGACCGGGCCGAACAGTACGATTTCGGCGGTCGACGCCCAGCAGTCGAACGTCTACGTCCAGGTGACCGGCAACGTCCCACTGAACGCCTCGAAGCGAATCGCCAGGACGCAGTTACGAGCGATCACGGGGGAGTGAATCGCCACATGCCCTGCTCGCGGTCCACGAGCGTCACGACAGTGGTGTGGGGGAGCGTCAGCACGTCGACGATGACGAGATAGAGCGCGTGCCACCCCCGTGGATCGGCGGGCCGAAGTCGGCGGTCGGTCCGGGAGACCCACCCCGAAGGGGATTTACCTCCCAGTCGTCTCCACCACGGTATGGAGCCGCCGGGCGCAGACACAGTCGTCGTCCGCTACGGGGACATGAGCACCAAGAGCAGTCGGGTCCGTCGCGGGATGGAGAAGCGACTGGTCGAGAACATCGAGGCGCTGCTCGCCGACCGCGGGATCGACGGCGACGTGGAGCGCCGCCCGACCCGACCGCTCGTGTGGACCGACGAGCCCACCGCAGCAGCCGAGGCCGCCGCCGACGCCTGCGGCGTCGTCTCGACCAGCACGGCCCGCACGCTGCCCGCCGACCCCGACTCGATCCTCGACGCCATGGTCGAAACCGCGACCGCCCACTACGACGGGGGCAGTTTCGCCGTCAACGCCCGTCGCGCGGGCGACTCCTTCCCGATGGACAGCGAGGACCTCGGCCGCGAGGGCGGACAGGCGATCTGGGAGGCCGTCGAGGACGAGTTCGAGCCCGAGGTGGACCTGGACGACCCCGATTTCACGGTCAACGTCGAGGTCCGCGAGGACACCGCCTTCCTCTATCTCGATCAGATCTCGGGGCCGGGTGGGCTGCCCCTGGGAACCCAGCGGCCGGTCGTCGCGCTGGTCAGCGGCGGCATCGACTCACCCGTGGCGGCCTACGAGATCATGCGGAAGGGGTGTCCCGTCCTCCCCGTGTACGTCGATCTCGGGGAGTACGGCGGGCCGGACCACCGCGCCCGCGCCGTCGAGACCGTCCGGACGCTCGGGGAGTACGCGCCGAACTTCCGGGAACCGCTCCGCGTGGTCCCAGGTGGCGAGACGGTCGAACTGCTTGCCAAGAATCTCGAACAGGGGCGGATGCTCGCCTTCCGACGGTTCTGTCTCGCGGTCGCCGAGGAGGTCGCCTTCGAGGAAGGCGCGGCCGGGATCGTCACGGGGGAGGCCGTCGGCCAGAAGTCGAGCCAGACCGCCCAGAATCTCAGCGTCACCGATCCGATCACCGACCTCCCCGTGTTCCGGCCGCTCCTGACCGAGGACAAGAACGTCATCACCGAGCGCGCCAAGGAGATCGGGACCTTCACCGACTCGACCATTCCGGCGGGCTGTAACCGCTTCGCTCCCGCCCAGGCCGAGACCAACGCGCGACTGGATCGCCTGCGCGACCTCGAACCCGACGACCTCCGCGAGCGCGCTCGCGACGCCGTCGCCGACCTCGAACTGGTCGAGCCCTGACCCTTTTGTCCGAAAGCGCGGCCATCGTGGCCCGTGACCACTGTGGGACAGCGCGCACTCGTCGCCTACGAACGGACGAACGGCCGGTACGACCTCCACTACGCCCACTGGGGAGCCCACGAGTGGCATCTGGCGACCGCACTCGCCGCGATCCGGCCGGGCGGACCGATCGACCCGACCGAAGAAACCGGTCACCCCGCCGCCGTCGAACCGGAACCGCTGGCTACCGACCGGTCGTTCGCGGACTTGCTGGAAACCCACGTCGACTGGCAGACCTACGACGCCTGCTACGTCGTCGCGAGCGACGGGACGGTCCAGCCCTACCTCGCGGCCTGGTTCGGCCTGCCGGGCCACGACACGGTCCGCCCACGTGACGGCGCACTCGTCTCGGTCGATCCCGCCCGCGCCGAACCGGACGGGGAGTTCCTGCGCGGCCGCGTCGCCGGGCTGAAAGCCGCCACACTCGCGATGGTCCGCGACGATCGCCTCACACCCGCGGCCGCCCGATCCTTCCTGGCCAGCGAAGTCCGGTCCTGGCACCTCGAAGACCGCACGGTCCACCTCGGCCCGGACGCGGATCCGGACGGCTGGCGGTCGTGATCGCTCCCGACGCGCTTATCCGCCGTCCACGACTACGGCCGGACAGTGACGGAACACGGAGAGGGAAGTGCGACAGCCGACGACGCGGCCGCCGGGAGCGACGCGAACGTGGACCCGTCAGATCGCCGATCGGACGGCGTCACCGCACTCGCGAGTCCGACGCCCGCACGCGCACAGACGGCCGTCGCCGCGGCCATCGAGCGCGAGGACGTGGTCTCGGTGTTCGGAACCTGTACTGTGGAGTACGACGGGCGAGCGTCGAGCCACCTCGGCCCGGGCGACCGGCTCGTCGTCTGCAAACCCGACGGGACGACGCTGGTCCACACCGACGAGGGCCACCAGCCAGTGAACTGGCAACCGCCGGGCTGTTCCCAGGCGGCGCGGCTGACCGAGGGCCGCCTCGAACTCCAGAGCCTGCGCTCGACGCCCGAGGAGGAGTTGCTCGTGCGGTTCGAGGAGATCCTGCAGGTTACCGCCTACGACCTGACCGACGAGAGTGATCTCGCTCTCGAAGGCACCGAGGAGGATCTCCGGGAGCGCATCCTCGACGATCCGGATCTCGTCGAATCTGGGTTCTCCCCGCTGGCGACCGAACGCGAGACGCCGGCGGGCGCGGTGGACATCTTCGGCGAGGACGAGCAGGGGCGGCGGGTCGTCGTGGAGTTGAAGCGGAGGCGGGTCGGCCCGGACGCGGTGGGCCAACTCAGCCGGTACGTGGAGGCCCTGGAGCGCGATCTCCACGCCGACGCCGACGTGCGGGGGATTCTGGTCGCGCCCTCGGTGACCGACCGGGCGCGGGAGTTACTGGCCGAGCAGGGCATGGAGTTCGTGGCGCTTGAGCCCGATCCGAACTCGTAGAGTCGGCAGGATTTTTTCGCCGGCACCCGACGGCGAGCGTATGCCCTCCAGACGAGCGATCCTGCGGCGCGGGCTCGTCGGCGTCGGGCTCGGCGTCGGAACTGCTGGCTGTTCGGCGCTCGGTGGCGAGGACCCGCCGGCGTTGACGATCCGGTTTCTGAACTACACCGACGAGCACCGTCTGGTCGTGCTACACCTGTTCCGGGACGACCGGACGGCGTACCAGGACGCCGAAGCATTCTACGACACGGTCGACGTGCCGTCGATGGACGACGCCACCGATCCCGTGACCTACGAGGACGTTGTGCCGAGTCGACGCTACGTCGCCCGAGCCGAGATCGACCACGATCCGCTGGCACAGGAGGCCACGACCGAGTACCACTACTACCCGCGGCAGTGCGACGACGGGGACGTGCTCACTGTCGTCTGTCGCCCCTACGTCGAGGAACACGCCCGGTCCGGCCTCTACTTCACCTTCGAGCAGGAGCGCTGTTGACTCACTCCTCGACCTGCTTCTGTAGCTCCTGTAACAGCGCCAGCGCCTCCATCGGCGTCGTCGTCGCGAGGTTCTGCTCGCGGACGGTCTCGGCAAGAGCGGCGTCCGGGTCGTCCGCACCCGACCCGGCCTCGGCCGCCGCACCGTTCGTCCGTGCGTCCGGTCGGTGGCCGTTCGTTTCCTTCTTTCCGTCGTGGGAATCCTCCGATTCGTCGGCATCGAGCAGTTCCCGGGAGCGGTCGACCACGCTATCGGGCACGCCGGCCTCGCGGGCGACTTCCACGCCGTAGGAGGCGGCGGCCGGCCCCTGGCGGATCTCGTGGTCGAAGACCACGTCCTGGCCGTCCTGCTCCGCAGCGTCGGACTGCGATGCAGTCCGACTGGCCTCCGAGGAAACCTCGGAGACAGCGAAGTGCAGATTGAACACCCCGTCGAGCGCGTCGGCGGCGTCGGTGAGTTCGTGGTGGTGAGTGGCGAACAGCGTTCGCGCGCCGATCTCGTCGTGGATGTGTTCGGTCACCGCGCGGGCGATGGCGAGGCCGTCGGTAGTGCTGGTGCCCCGCCCGACCTCGTCCAGCAGGATCAGCGAGCTATCCGTGGCGTTTTCCAGGATCGCGGCGAGTTCGGTCATCTCGACCATGAACGTCGACTTGCCACCGGCGATGTCGTCGCTGGCCCCCACGCGGGTGAACACCCGATCGACCAGCGAGAGGCGAGCGTCGGCCGCGGGGACGAAGCAACCCGCCTGCGCGAGCAACTGGATCAGCGCCACCTGGCGCATGTACGTCGACTTCCCGCTCATGTTGGGGCCAGTGATGACGGCGAAGAACTCGTCTGCATCGAGGCGGGTGTCGTTGGGGACGAACGACGACTGGGTGCGCTCGACGACGGGGTGGCGACCGCCCTCGATCGCCGTCTGCCTGGGGTCGTCGACGAACGTCGGGCGAGCGTAGTCGTACTCGGCGGCGACGGTGCCGAAGGAGACCAGCACGTCCAGACGGGCGAGCGTGTCAGCCAGCGCCTGGACGCGCTCGGATTCGGCGGCCACTGTATCGCGGACTTCCCGAAAGAGGTCGTATTCGAGGTCGTCGGCGCGCTG
This Halorientalis sp. IM1011 DNA region includes the following protein-coding sequences:
- a CDS encoding tRNA sulfurtransferase; its protein translation is MEPPGADTVVVRYGDMSTKSSRVRRGMEKRLVENIEALLADRGIDGDVERRPTRPLVWTDEPTAAAEAAADACGVVSTSTARTLPADPDSILDAMVETATAHYDGGSFAVNARRAGDSFPMDSEDLGREGGQAIWEAVEDEFEPEVDLDDPDFTVNVEVREDTAFLYLDQISGPGGLPLGTQRPVVALVSGGIDSPVAAYEIMRKGCPVLPVYVDLGEYGGPDHRARAVETVRTLGEYAPNFREPLRVVPGGETVELLAKNLEQGRMLAFRRFCLAVAEEVAFEEGAAGIVTGEAVGQKSSQTAQNLSVTDPITDLPVFRPLLTEDKNVITERAKEIGTFTDSTIPAGCNRFAPAQAETNARLDRLRDLEPDDLRERARDAVADLELVEP
- a CDS encoding type II toxin-antitoxin system RelE/ParE family toxin; this encodes MEPPDEFRTLPSVKDDLFSIAESDREAGDRIRDKIEQWEQWLEFGRVPQKHLTYLTDSPGGYNFYRQKVGNSGHRIIYEISDGIMTIVAIVPRTDRTYQIEKYVDRMDRETED
- the nucS gene encoding endonuclease NucS, which translates into the protein MDPSDRRSDGVTALASPTPARAQTAVAAAIEREDVVSVFGTCTVEYDGRASSHLGPGDRLVVCKPDGTTLVHTDEGHQPVNWQPPGCSQAARLTEGRLELQSLRSTPEEELLVRFEEILQVTAYDLTDESDLALEGTEEDLRERILDDPDLVESGFSPLATERETPAGAVDIFGEDEQGRRVVVELKRRRVGPDAVGQLSRYVEALERDLHADADVRGILVAPSVTDRARELLAEQGMEFVALEPDPNS
- a CDS encoding endonuclease/exonuclease/phosphatase family protein — protein: MEPPADDRSVSRRTVLGGIAGLGAGAVTTTGVSARIAAQSAAELTVLTRNLYLGVDLFRLFDARSRDDVLQITGTLLEEFDPGRATRRADAIAAEIEATQPDAVALQEASALRVQRPSDSGTDSPDPAETVVVDLLDAVQSALAERGPDYEVVASTVTTDVELPADTDDGTVDVRLTDRDAVLVRSDLDATASANGTYDAAFGVPEWIPVIGGLSVQRGFCAADLTVADETVTVVSTHLSSTSGDLRTGQAEELLDRLPTDQPVIVGGDFNSGPGGETAAYDQLTATLSDAYATANPDRDGFTCCQGPDLRNTDSRLDSRIDGLLYRGDVSATAASRVGHQPDDRVSYQVEGETVQVWPSDHAGVAATFAVEATGSIETATESETESTPAVERTTTTATGATPKTTVRTGPGLGVLAALAGLAGGIGGRLWRD
- a CDS encoding DUF6735 family protein, producing the protein MTTVGQRALVAYERTNGRYDLHYAHWGAHEWHLATALAAIRPGGPIDPTEETGHPAAVEPEPLATDRSFADLLETHVDWQTYDACYVVASDGTVQPYLAAWFGLPGHDTVRPRDGALVSVDPARAEPDGEFLRGRVAGLKAATLAMVRDDRLTPAAARSFLASEVRSWHLEDRTVHLGPDADPDGWRS
- the coxB gene encoding cytochrome c oxidase subunit II encodes the protein MGSRHARWAAGLVLGVAALAVVCATPAAAQSVNRNLIRELNTQLLYVALPLAVFVEVILIYAVVRFRDNPDPRPTIDSPNLEVTWTLATAIILLFVGVSAYVVLTTPYFSPDAVGDPAAANESGEDMETVHGLGYQYDWQFRYPDANVTTRGVLVMPADRPVRLRLSAANVLHSLYIPQLGIKKDAFPGQYTTVRTRVHERGTYRGYCAELCGTGHSRMRTDVVVVSPSAYEDWLASNEGESNVTSAPEPSS
- a CDS encoding 50S ribosomal protein L15e; translated protein: MTRSFYSHIREAWEDPDDGQLAELQWQRQQEWRDQGALERVERPTRLDKARSLGYKAKQGIVVVRASIRKGGARKQRFTAGRRSKRQGVTRITRRKNLQRVAEERATRKYRNLRVLNSYSVGQDGRQKWFEVILVDPHHPAIENDDDLNWICDDSQRGRAYRGLTNAGQSNRGLDQKGKGTEHNRPSNNSGRGRAK